In Paenibacillus stellifer, the DNA window CTGCAGAGCCAGTGAATTCATAACCGTTGCCAGCATGCCCATGTAGTCAGCGGTCGCCCGGTCAATACCGCTCGCACTGCCGGCGATACCCCGCCAAATATTGCCGCCGCCGCATACGATTGCAACCTGCACGCCAAGCTCGACAACTTCCTTCACCTGCTCGGCGATCGAGGTGATTGTAGCCGCATCGATGCCATAACCGTTTTGTCCAGCCAGCGACTCGCCGCTGACCTTGAGGACTACCCTTTTAAATACCGGCTGTTCCAATTTTATACCCTCACTTTGCAAGGTGCCTTGAAGGGCCCCAGGTTGATCGTGCTTTTCTTCTCTTTGCAAAAGACGGAACACCATTTGCCCGTGTTCCGCTCTCGAAAGATATATACGGTAAGTCACGGCGATTGCCGCGGCGCCGATATTATTGTTTCACTTGAGCCATTACTTCTTCAACGAAGTTGTCGACTTTCTTCTCAAGGCCTTCGCCCAGTTCGTAGCGAACAAAGCGACGGATGGAAATGTTCTCGCCGATCGTGCTGATCTTCTCATTGAGCAGGTTGGAGATCGTCTTGTCAGGATCTTTAATGAAGGCTTGCTCAAGCAGGCAGTGCTCTTCGTAGTACTTGTTGATGCGGCCTTCAACCATTTTCTCAACGATCTTCTCAGGCTTGCCTTCGTTCAGGGCTTGAGCCTTCAGAATTTCCTTCTCTTTCTCTACCTCTTCAGCCGGAACTTCTTCACGGCGAACGAAGCGAGGAGCTGCTGCTGCGATCTGCATGGCGATGTCGCGGGCGAACTCTTTGAATTGATCGGTTTTGCCGACGAAGTCGGTTTCGCAGTTGATTTCCACCAGTACGCCAATACGGCCGCCGGCGTGGATGTAGGACTCGACAACGCCTTCGGTTGCTGCGCGTCCGGCTTTGTTGGCCGCTGCGGAAAGACCTTTTTCGCGAAGAATTTCAACGGCTTTCGTCAGATCGCCATTTGCTTCTTCCAGAGCCTTTTTGCAATCCAGCATGCCGGCGCCGGTTCTTTCGCGAAGCTCTTTAACGGATTTTGCATCTACTGCCATGATTTAATCCCTCCAGGTATTTTAAAAAAGGGCGGTGAGAAGGTTATCCACCTGCCAACCACCCTTTTCATTTAATTTCTTATTTCAGCACAGGTCCGCCAAATTAAGCGGAAGTTGTGTCTTCGCCTTGGTGTGCTTCCACAACCGCGTCGGCCATTTTGCCAGTCAGCAGCTTAACGGCGCGAATTGCGTCGTCATTGCCCGGAATGACATAATCGATTTCGTCCGGATCGCAGTTCGTGTCAACGATAGCCACAATCGGGATACCCAGCTTGCGGGCTTCGGCAACAGCGATACGCTCTTTGCGAGGATCGATGATGAACAGGGCGCTTGGCAGGCCCTTCATGTTCTTGATGCCGCCCAGGAATTTTTCCAGACGATCTTTCTCTTTGCGGAGAATGATGACTTCCTTCTTAGGCAGAACTTCAAACGTGCCGTCCACTTCCCAAGCTTCCAGCTTCTTCAGACGGTCAATACGCTTCTGAATTGTTGAGAAGTTCGTCAGCGTGCCGCCCAGCCAGCGTTGGTTGATGAAGAACATGCCGGAACGTTCAGCTTCTTCTTTAACCGAATCTTGTGCTTGTTTCTTTGTTCCGACGAACAGGATAGTACCGCCTTCGCCTGCTACACTCTTAACAAAGTTGTAAGCTTCTTCTACTTTCTTGACTGTCTTCTGCAGGTCAATAATGTAGATTCCGTTTCTTTCAGTGAAGATATAACGATCCATTTTCGGGTTCCAACGACGAGTCTGGTGACCGAAGTGTACCCCAGCTTCAAGAAGCTGCTTCATGGAGATTACTGCCATCTTCACACACCTCCTAGGTTTGGTTTATTGTGTGTCCCTCCGCCGGCTTCATCTTGCAGCAAGACTTTCTTCGGAAGAAAGCACCGCTTGCTGTAATCAGTCGACGTGTGTTTTAACACCGTCAATTAATATATCATAAGACCCGGGTGAGATGCAACTTCCAAGTGAACGATTTTTGTCAGATTCGGTAATTCGCCGTCGGAGCCGGGAAGAGAACGAAACACCGCCCGAATGGGCGGTGTTCAAATAGCCTACGCGTTATTCTTTGATAGTGATTAGCTGCTCAATGATCGAATCCAGGCTTTGACCGGATTTAAAGCTGTATAAGCCGTACTGGATCCTTCTCTGAATCTGACGGTTAGTCGCTGCCACCAGGAAGGCATCCTTGTCTTTGATCACCCCGGCGCCGGCCAACAGATCGGCGACCTGGCTAAGCGTAACGCCGCTTGGAATGCGAAGAATAATAGTGGCTGGGGCTGGTTTGGCTGCTGCCGGCGTTGACGGCGCA includes these proteins:
- the tsf gene encoding translation elongation factor Ts, translated to MAVDAKSVKELRERTGAGMLDCKKALEEANGDLTKAVEILREKGLSAAANKAGRAATEGVVESYIHAGGRIGVLVEINCETDFVGKTDQFKEFARDIAMQIAAAAPRFVRREEVPAEEVEKEKEILKAQALNEGKPEKIVEKMVEGRINKYYEEHCLLEQAFIKDPDKTISNLLNEKISTIGENISIRRFVRYELGEGLEKKVDNFVEEVMAQVKQ
- the rpsB gene encoding 30S ribosomal protein S2; protein product: MAVISMKQLLEAGVHFGHQTRRWNPKMDRYIFTERNGIYIIDLQKTVKKVEEAYNFVKSVAGEGGTILFVGTKKQAQDSVKEEAERSGMFFINQRWLGGTLTNFSTIQKRIDRLKKLEAWEVDGTFEVLPKKEVIILRKEKDRLEKFLGGIKNMKGLPSALFIIDPRKERIAVAEARKLGIPIVAIVDTNCDPDEIDYVIPGNDDAIRAVKLLTGKMADAVVEAHQGEDTTSA